GACAACAGATCGACTCACATAGAACAAAAATATGTTTGGATCCAGGAGATGAGGAAGGAATGTGTGTCTTCTGTAGTCCATGAAGGCAAAGGAAATGAAAGCTGTGCTCTCCTGCAGCTTTATCATGGCTATCTGGGCTAGGtttgaaataaaattcaaagtcttgaaactattttttaattgatttcTTTGTTCAATACAGTTTaactcttctctctttttcctttcatcaGAAAAATGAGTGGTGGGTTGGCACCAAGCAAAAGCACAGTGTATGTGTCCAATTTACCCTTTGCTTTGACTAACAATGATCTGTACAGGGTAAGTTTTAAGAGATGCATTGTTTAGATTAAACTTGTTGACAACAATTTTGACTGTAAAATCAATACTGATATATAAGTTTGTCATGATAAATTTATTATTAGTGAAATGCAATTGTCTGTTgttaaatctttttattttgttttatatttcagatattttcaAAGTATGGGAAAGTTGTCAAGTAAGTGACCTGATATGGTCTTCTATTTTTGTACCtctcattttaaatattttatgtctTTCCTTCACTTGAAAGTCTTAAGCTTTTTGTAATTAAAGTATGAATGTGGAACTGTATTGAAGTTCTATTCATTTTTAATAAAgtataaatttaatttaacaACTGAAAGTTCTTGCAGTTACATACATAATACAAGAATATTTGTGTTTGGGACAGGTTTTGCTAACCATTTTTGAAGAGCAAGTAGAATGTTGTTACATAGCATCAGTCTTTTCTCTGAAATAGTTGAAACAGTGTTCTTCTAGTATCATTCCCCTTTCCTTCACCACTGTGGGGCACAGTGGGTAAGTGTGAAACTGAGAACTTCTTATGTGAACTAGATGTCACAGTTCCCACAATTGCAGCGTGCAGTTCTCTGTGATTCTAGAGGGGCTGATCATTGTGACTGCTTAGTGTTTTACCTAAAGCTACATGTAAGGCTGCATTAATGGCTTTCACTATGTGGGGTATTTGTGACAGTATATGTGAATATCTGCCTCTGTGTTCAAATGCTAGAAAGAAATGCCACAAGAAGGAACtgactggtttgtttctttttttttaattggtcaGAATAAGGTGACTCAAGTCTTCAGTTTTTAAATAAACCAGCAAGTATCTTCTCTAATTTCTAGTCTGTTGCAGTAACCTGTGAGATACAGAGTTTCAAAGTTTATGAAGTCTCAGAAGTGTGTTTCAGGTTACAAATAGCAGGAAAAGCAAATATATCCTGACTATTATGACTTCAACTGAGTTTGTTCAGTAAGAAATCAGACTTTCTATGGCTCCGAGAAGTTCCCGAGTTTTTGAAGATTTGTCACACTTGATTCTTTCTATTCTTGTGTTATTAACTGGTATGTTCAATATCCTGATTAGAAGTCTGACAGTCATACCAGGCTTCTGCTGGAATTCTCCAAAGAGTAGATTGGCATAAAAATTAATAGAATTGTCCTAAAGTCAGTTTGATTGACACTTGAACTTAATGCATGCAGTTGGACATGTCCAAGAGGCTTTGGTAGTAAAACAGTTAAGTTCAACCTTTTTGTGCATGTATTTGGGGAAATTTGAGATTTCTTTACTGCGTTTTTACCATGTGGGTCATCTGTTACTTAAACAGGTTGTACGTTAAGCCTTCTGTATTTAagtggggtttggttttttggttacTTCTTAGAATTTTGGCTTGCCCTGTGGCTGAACCTTGTTTTGTCTGTGGTGGACATAGGGAGGAGTGTATTCCCTACTTTTTTATGTGTACTTTGATTTTTATGTACATGCTCCCTGACATTCTGGTTCTcgctgttgttgttttgttaggtTTTTTCAGGACTAAATACAACTGACACTAAGATTGAAAGAATTGAGGCTGTGTGGATTCCAGCCATACACACAACCAGGCCCTGTCTTCTAGATTTTTATCTTTAGGTTTTGTTTTACTGTTTCTAGATTTTCATGAACTTCTCAGTGTGCTATTGAAGCTGTTGATTTCAATGTTAAACTGAAGATTTAACTTTGCATGTCATGTGAAATAACACATGCATCCGTGATCTTTGGCTTTCAGTTGGAGATATTTGTAGAACAGTACTACATATAGGTAGTGTTTCTTGTTGTGAACCTGTTTAGCTGATTAGTCCTACACAAACATAGATTTCTCAGTTTGGAGGCAGTTCACACTGTGATTTTCATCAATAATAGCAATGGTTGAAAGATTACTCATTGAATTTTCCTTTCACCTCCAGTATATGTAGTTCCCTCCAGTTAGGTTGCTTGTAAATTTAAAGATTATGTTCTCTGTTCTTCAAGTCACCCAAGGGAATTAAGAGTGATACTAGTCCCAGAAAGACCcacatgctttttaaaaatcatctccACTCTACCTCTAAATACATGGCCAGGTTAGCTGCTCCTTTGAATTTCTGTTTAATGAGGATTTTTATTGTTAAATATACTTGAACTCTTTTGCTGTGTAACAAAGGTAAGATGCCCCTaagatttaaaaggaaaaagaaatctctgaaataattttcatgtgtttcacTAAAATCAATAATGTGGTTATATGTTTCCAGAGTTACCATTATGAAAGATAAAGACACCAGAAAGAGCAAAGGAGTtgcctttattttgtttttggaTAAAGAATCTGCACAAAACTGTTCTCGGGCACTTAATAACAAACAGGTAAGTTGTGGAAAGTTTTtatggcaggagggttgggcTTTCAGTCCCAAAACATTTATTTAccttttctttccaattttCTGTAGTTGTTTGGAAGAGTAATAAAAGCAAGTATTGCCATTGATAATGGAAGAGCAGCAGAATTCATTCGCAGGCGTAACTACTTTGATAAATCTAAATGTTACGAATGTGGGGTGAGTAAAACCAAAAATGTAGAGAAATGGACAAAGATTGTGGATTGACATAAGAATAACTTAATAATTGAAATAATActaaatagtagtagtaatagtagatggtaatgaaagaaacaaagagaaataaaacccaagaaaaataaGTGATGCACATGAAAACTATTGCAATGACTACCTCCTACTCTTTGCTTCAAAGTATCTGCTTTTGTTATATCTTTGGAAGTTCATGATTTAGCTGACAGTAAAATAAATACAGGAAACAACTGTTCTATATAGAAGTgagttttaaattttaattaattcctGACTTTTTCTGAACATAGTAATGTAGGACAGTGATATTTGGATAGTATTTAATGTCCAATACAAGTGTTATATTCATAACACTTCTTACAGCAAAAATATCACCTCACTCCTGTGTCCTAAATTGTTAATTCTGATCTTTCTGTCTTGTTTTGAATCTAAACCACGTGTAGTGTATTCAGTTATTGTAACAGACAAAAAAATCTACTGTGCTTGTAGCTTGTTCTGAGTTTGCAGTTAAGCATGCATACCACCACTAATCTCTCCATTTCCATGGCAAGCCTAGAGAAGAGTTTGTCTTCTGTGTGCTAATTCAGCATTCCATTTGTCTTATTAATtgctcccattttttcccccatgaaCTTCCCTCATTACAGGTTTTAATGTATAGTTGTTTGTAATGGCTTCTGTTaagcaatatttctttttctccaagGAAGCAGGACACTTAAGTTATGCTTGTCCTAAAAATATGCTAGGAGAGCGggaaccaccaaaaaaaaaagaaaagaagaagagaaagaaaatagtgGAGCCAGAAGAAGTGTATGTATATTGAGTTACATGTTACTACTTCTTTTAGGAAGCTTTTTCATACTAAACACTTAAATTAAAGATCTAtaaatttttctctctccctgcacAATGaagtgaggaggaagaagagagtGAAGAGGAAGGTGAAGACCCTGCTCTAGATAGCCTCAGCCAAGCCATAGCTTTTCAGGTACAAAATTGAAGCATGgcatatttattatatttttttaaattcaactCCCTTCTTTAGCCGCTTTTCAGAAGCTCTGATATACTTGCATATGTCTGTCTGCTCTATAGCACTTAGTGGTAGCAGTAATTGATAACTGTAGTTGGCTTCTTTACATTGCAGGCATGTTCAGTGgaattttgtttgggtttcttgcTCTTTCACTATTGCTGCATTTGTGTGTTGcagccttttttcccttcaagcTGCTTTGGTATTTTCTTGTGTCATCTCTGCTGTGATGCTCTGTTAGGTTTTTGCCCACAAATCCCTCCTTACTTTGTTGTCTGAGGAGACAAAAAAACCAGTCATGTATAAGTGACCTGACACATCCTCTGTCCTCACTGGAATGTCCTTGAACATTTATTACTGGGACACGTCCTTTGCCCAATACAGACCATCACATTCTCTAATTGACCTCATCTCCCAAAACATACTGAATGCATATTTTTTATGTAGCTAGCTTATCTAACATCTGTATTACTGTCTTTATTACTTCTTTATCTCTACATCCTTTTGCTTCATGAAACAGAACCAGCCTGACCTGATATTCAAATTTCTTGGGTCCCTGGGCAACATTGTTGCCTATGTGCCTGtccccccaccaaaaaaaccctcaagaaTTAATAACTTTGTTCTGAACGTGACTGTAATGAGTGCAGGACTTTTACATGATGATGTCCAAAAAAGTGATTCACATATTCACAGTGTTCCTCTCTTTCCCCAAAAACTCCACAATTGGAAATAAAACCTATAAAGGCAGGAAACATTGTCATTTCTATTGATGCCTCACTATCACCATCCAAAGATTTTTAACTGGTAAAAATAGGAAGCTTCTATTTAAACTATTAGTTGGATAACCTTCAGTAATAATCCCCAAAGGCACTCATTATGTGAATGAATGACTGCAAAGGACAATAGATAGAAGACTTACTAGCAGAACAAAGCTGATTCAATAACACCAGTTTAAAACATGAGGCATTTTTTGCTTTAGATCTCAGCTAAAGAGATCTGCTTAGATTTTTTGCTTTAGATCTCTCTATATTTTTGGAAGTTTGCCATGGGCAAAATTCCTCTTTTTGAGAATACATGATGGTCCAGGCGGCTGCTGTGGTGTAGAAGACAGCTTATGTGTGAGAACTACGTTCAGAAATGTTCCCTAGTGCTTTGATCACACAGTTTATCTGGAAATAAACCCTTGTACTTCTTTAACTTATTTAAGAATTTAGTCTATATTAAGAATTAGCATTGTTATTTGTAGTGCATGTTAATTTTTCTTAATCCCAGCTAATACTTTTCTTCATTACAGCAAGCCAGAATTGAGGAAGAGCAACAAAGATGGACACAGACTGCAGGGGAATCTTCCATTTCAGATGATTCAAAACGTCCACGGATTAAGAAAAGTGCTTATTTCAGTGATGAGGAAGAACTTAGTGACTGAAATAATACTGTTCTAAATGCATATATCAGATATATATAGTGTACATTCTGTAAAGTGCTACAAAGTGATCTGTAATACAGGTTTGTTTTGGTGTTGAAGACAGTGAAAATCATGGGGTTGTTTTATTCTGTCCCCTGATTCTCCCATCTTTTTATATCTGTGTCTCAAAACCTTTCATTTCAAGGCAACTTTTTAAGAAAATGATGTAATTATACACTTAAATCCAGAAAAGTATCTGTGAGAGTGCATCTTGCAGTTAGTGTCTAGACCCAAGTCCTAGCAGTGAAATGTTTCATGAGAGAATTTCTCAAGGCTTTTTTCCTAAGAGGAGTTCCTCTTAGGATGACTGTTAACACCACTGATGCTTTATGTGTTGGTCTGTTTGGAAGCAGTGCTTTAGTAGTACTTCAGTAGATTATGAAACTTGCATTAGTTCCTCTGCATAGGGTTGAATTTCAGCTTTAGGTATTATTGTCTTTTTACCATTCGTGCAGTACTATAATAAATTATTGTTACATCAACACCGTTTCTCCTGACTGCAGTTTGAGTGCTAACAGTAATTAGGGTTATCCACGGAGTTTTAAATACATTTGGATCTAACCTGGATCACATCTGAGCCTGTTAGCAAAATCCAAAAGGCATTGTTTCGTACATGCCTAAAAACAGCTTCCATGTGTACTTGGAACCGTCATGGTCTCTTAGCAAAGTGTGTTGCCACGTATTTTGCACATAAAGCTTTTCAGACTTTCTGTGTCCTTAGATCTCTCTAGGGTTCTAGGCATGCTGTCCTGTAGCTGTGATGGTTCCCAAAACCACAGACACGTGGTGGTAATGGTACCCATTTTATACTAGTGTGTAGTCTAAACTCTTCACTTTTAGGAAGCACAATATAAAATACATTCACAATTTCACACTTTGAATAAGAGATGAGCTGTCCTCTTTCTAT
This region of Zonotrichia albicollis isolate bZonAlb1 chromosome 4, bZonAlb1.hap1, whole genome shotgun sequence genomic DNA includes:
- the ZCRB1 gene encoding zinc finger CCHC-type and RNA-binding motif-containing protein 1; its protein translation is MSGGLAPSKSTVYVSNLPFALTNNDLYRIFSKYGKVVKVTIMKDKDTRKSKGVAFILFLDKESAQNCSRALNNKQLFGRVIKASIAIDNGRAAEFIRRRNYFDKSKCYECGEAGHLSYACPKNMLGEREPPKKKEKKKRKKIVEPEEVEEEEESEEEGEDPALDSLSQAIAFQQARIEEEQQRWTQTAGESSISDDSKRPRIKKSAYFSDEEELSD